One segment of Mangifera indica cultivar Alphonso unplaced genomic scaffold, CATAS_Mindica_2.1 Un_0002, whole genome shotgun sequence DNA contains the following:
- the LOC123205190 gene encoding probable disease resistance protein At1g61190, producing the protein MRQFFFFFSDCGGESLLPQKAEDRSIIRDELHAILFSFLPSIHHYSSSISRQPKTLKIYSMEIVASSVSSISEIIFSRLFDAAGRQIGYLLNYNDNIEALRNQAQQLKATRDSMQLKIDAAERNRGIILPDVQSWISEVDDVSAEAEKFFEDEGNVNKMCFKGWCINVRSRYRFSKVAKQKITVITQLREDGKFQTLSQPAPPPSSIIIPTVGFSGIFESRESIKNEIMEALKDDKVSIIGICGMGGVGKTTLVKQVGKQTEEEKLYDSVVFVVVSQTPNIMEIQKAIAYKLDLKSLSDIPESARASSLWQRIKQEKRILMILDDVWGEIELAEIGIPFGKDHGGCKIVLTSRSENVCDEMDCDKTYIVKTLSEQESWEIFKEHVGMDVENSIRSSIAKDVVAECNGLPLAIVTIAKTLKNKNEHVWKDVARQLKMSAYTDIPGMQRSVISSLELSIKYLESDDAKSLFFFCSVFSEDFEIPIEVLVTYGVALRWFKNVETMKDVRHRVHAIEKIAREQLNEEEEEEEEEEEKVNT; encoded by the exons ATgagacagttttttttttttttttctgattgtGGTGGGGAATCACTTCTACCACAAAAGGCAGAGGATAGAAGTATTATAAGAGATGAATTACATGCCATTCTCTTCTCTTTCCTACCTTCTATCCATCATTATTCATCCTCGATCTCTCGACAACCAAAAACACTCAAAATTTACAGCATGGAAATTGTTGCTTCATCTGTTAGTTCAATTTCTGAAATTATTTTCAGCCGCTTGTTCGATGCAGCAGGCCGCCAGATTGGCTACCTGCTTAACTACAATGACAACATCGAAGCATTACGAAATCAAGCTCAGCAACTCAAGGCTACCAGAGACAGCATGCAATTGAAAATTGATGCTGCTGAAAGAAACAGAGGAATTATCTTACCTGATGTCCAAAGCTGGATATCTGAAGTTGATGATGTCTCTGCAGAAGCAGAAAAGTTTTTTGAAGATGAAGGCAACGTGAACAAGATGTGCTTCAAAGGGTGGTGCATTAATGTCCGATCGCGTTACCGGTTCAGCAAGGTGGCAAAGCAGAAGATAACGGTGATCACTCAGCTCCGAGAAGATGGAAAATTTCAAACTCTGTCTCAGCCTGCTCCTCCTCCTTCAAGCATTATCATTCCAACTGTTGGATTTTCTGGAATTTTTGAATCCAGAGaatcaatcaagaatgaaattatggAGGCCTTGAAAGATGACAAGGTCAGCATAATTGGAATATGTGGGATGGGGGGTGTGGGTAAGACCACACTGGTGAAACAAGTTGGCAAACAAACTGAGGAAGAGAAGTTGTATGATTCAGTAGTTTTTGTAGTTGTGTCTCAAACCCCAAATATCATGGAAATTCAAAAAGCAATTGCTTACAAGCTAGATCTGAAATCATTGTCGGATATTCCTGAATCAGCACGAGCAAGTTCCTTGTGGCAGAGAATTAAGCAGGAGAAACGAATTCTCATGATATTGGATGATGTTTGGGGAGAAATTGAATTGGCCGAGATTGGTATTCCTTTTGGGAAGGATCACGGAGGTTGTAAGATTGTGCTTACCTCTCGAAGTGAAAATGTGTGCGATGAAATGGATTGTGACAAAACATATATAGTCAAAACTTTATCAGAACAGGAATCGTGGGAGATATTCAAGGAGCACGTTGGAATGGATGTTGAAAATTCTATCAGAAGCTCAATCGCAAAAGATGTAGTTGCTGAATGTAATGGCTTGCCACTTGCAATTGTGACAATAGCAAAgacattaaagaacaaaaatgagCATGTGTGGAAAGATGTAGCACGACAACTAAAAATGTCTGCTTATACAGATATCCCAGGGATGCAAAGAAGTGTGATTTCATCTTTAGAGTTGAGCATCAAATATCTAGAAAGCGATGATGCAAAATCATTGTTCTTCTTTTGTAGCGTGTTTTCAGAGGATTTTGAAATCCCAATTGAAGTTTTAGTTACATATGGAGTGGCTTTGAGGTGGTTCAAAAATGTTGAGACAATGAAGGATGTTAGGCACAGAGTTCACGCTATT GAGAAAATCGCAAGGGAACAACtaaatg aagaagaagaagaagaagaagaagaagaagaaaaagtgaaCACCTAA